One Bacteroidota bacterium genomic window carries:
- a CDS encoding hydroxymethylglutaryl-CoA reductase — MEPISGFSKLSKEAKLEWLSSHTADPEKAYELLTGYWHRDEKVQKLHDEFAENTLSNFYLPFSVAPNFLINGKLYAVPMAIEESSVVAAAAKSANFWMTRGGFKTTIISTTKIGHVHFAYYGDWEKLLNFFNEIKQRFFDETAPLTHNMRQRGGGILDIQLVNKTFEEPNYYQLLATFETCDSMGANFINSCLEQFSRTLRDAVNADDRFTEAEKNFTVIMCILSNYTPECIVRSEVSCPVEMLEDEKKDYTWQEFVKKFEMAVHVARIEPYRATTHNKGIFNGIDSVVLATGNDWRAVEACGHTYAARSGQYRSLTDVEVKDGIFRFWIDAPLALGVVGGLTQLHPMVKFSLELLGHPNAQELMGITATVGLAQNFSALRSLVTTGIQKGHMKMHLLNILNQLEATDEEKKLIVKHFEHDTVSYQGVVQKFCELRGVETLAQLKK, encoded by the coding sequence ATGGAACCCATCAGCGGATTTTCGAAATTATCAAAAGAAGCTAAACTTGAGTGGTTGAGCAGCCACACGGCTGACCCCGAAAAAGCATACGAATTGCTTACAGGGTATTGGCACCGTGATGAGAAAGTGCAAAAACTGCACGACGAGTTTGCCGAGAACACCCTAAGCAATTTTTACTTGCCGTTTAGCGTGGCTCCTAACTTTTTGATAAACGGTAAACTATATGCCGTGCCGATGGCCATTGAAGAAAGCAGTGTGGTAGCTGCCGCAGCTAAGTCGGCAAATTTTTGGATGACACGCGGAGGGTTTAAAACCACCATTATCAGCACCACTAAAATCGGCCATGTACACTTTGCGTACTATGGCGATTGGGAAAAGCTGCTGAACTTTTTTAACGAGATTAAACAACGCTTTTTTGATGAAACCGCACCTCTTACGCACAATATGCGCCAGCGTGGTGGCGGTATTTTAGATATACAGTTGGTAAACAAAACCTTCGAAGAGCCTAACTATTACCAACTGCTTGCAACGTTTGAAACCTGCGACAGCATGGGGGCAAACTTCATCAATTCATGTTTAGAGCAGTTTTCGCGCACCTTGCGTGATGCTGTAAATGCAGATGACCGTTTTACCGAAGCCGAAAAGAACTTTACGGTAATCATGTGCATCCTTTCAAACTACACTCCTGAGTGTATTGTGCGTTCAGAAGTTAGTTGCCCTGTAGAGATGTTGGAAGACGAGAAAAAAGACTACACCTGGCAGGAATTTGTAAAGAAATTTGAGATGGCCGTTCATGTGGCTCGTATTGAGCCATACCGAGCGACTACGCACAATAAAGGTATTTTTAATGGTATTGATTCTGTAGTGTTGGCTACCGGAAACGATTGGCGGGCAGTAGAAGCCTGCGGGCATACCTATGCCGCACGCTCAGGCCAATACCGCAGCTTAACCGATGTGGAAGTGAAAGACGGTATTTTCCGTTTTTGGATTGATGCCCCGCTTGCCCTTGGTGTTGTGGGCGGATTGACCCAATTGCACCCCATGGTTAAGTTCTCACTTGAACTATTAGGACATCCCAATGCGCAGGAATTAATGGGCATAACAGCTACCGTAGGGTTGGCTCAAAACTTCTCGGCCTTGCGTTCATTGGTTACCACGGGTATTCAAAAAGGGCACATGAAAATGCACTTGCTAAATATCTTAAACCAATTAGAAGCTACCGATGAGGAGAAAAAACTGATTGTAAAACACTTTGAACACGATACCGTATCGTACCAAGGTGTAGTACAAAAGTTTTGCGAATTGCGCGGTGTAGAAACCTTAGCACAACTAAAAAAATAA
- a CDS encoding mevalonate kinase yields the protein MKESLFYAKILLFGEYGIIEDSMGLSIPYNYYRGKMSFDPESNPELAAKSNSDLKTFHKYLSDLQTTGSLIADLDLMAFAADIDKGLFFDSSIPQGYGVGSSGALVAAIYERYATTKVVAKDNSDRKDLLMLKSIFSQMESFFHGKSSGLDPLICYLNIPILIKSKTDLDTVGLPGNEAQGQGAIFLLDTGEIGETQPLVSWFLEQCKEKGFRNMVRTKFKKYNDECIQAFLKGDYKPLFGSLKHLSQLLLSHFQPMIPPVFHKLWKEGIESNAYYLKLCGSGGGGFILGFTQNFEQAKEKLKGYNLEVIHRF from the coding sequence ATTAAAGAATCGCTTTTTTACGCCAAAATATTATTGTTTGGCGAGTACGGAATTATCGAAGACTCGATGGGTCTTTCGATACCTTATAACTATTACAGGGGTAAGATGTCTTTTGACCCTGAAAGTAATCCTGAGTTAGCTGCAAAGTCTAACAGCGATTTAAAAACCTTCCATAAATACCTTAGTGATTTACAAACAACCGGCAGCTTAATAGCTGATTTGGATTTAATGGCCTTTGCTGCCGATATTGATAAAGGGTTGTTTTTTGATTCGAGCATACCCCAAGGATATGGCGTAGGCAGTTCGGGCGCATTAGTTGCTGCTATTTATGAACGCTATGCTACTACTAAGGTAGTTGCTAAAGACAATAGCGACCGCAAAGACTTGTTGATGCTGAAAAGTATTTTCAGCCAGATGGAGTCGTTTTTTCACGGGAAAAGCTCCGGCTTAGACCCACTGATTTGTTATTTGAACATTCCCATCCTAATCAAATCTAAAACTGATTTGGATACCGTTGGCTTGCCCGGAAACGAGGCCCAAGGCCAAGGAGCTATATTTTTGCTAGATACGGGCGAGATAGGCGAAACCCAACCCCTTGTGAGCTGGTTTTTAGAGCAGTGTAAAGAGAAGGGGTTCCGTAATATGGTGCGCACCAAGTTTAAAAAGTATAACGACGAGTGCATACAAGCCTTCTTAAAAGGTGATTACAAACCGTTGTTCGGCAGTCTTAAACACCTTTCACAGTTGTTGTTATCTCATTTCCAGCCCATGATACCTCCTGTATTCCATAAACTTTGGAAAGAGGGGATTGAAAGCAATGCCTACTATCTGAAATTGTGCGGCAGCGGCGGCGGCGGTTTTATATTAGGCTTCACTCAAAACTTTGAGCAGGCCAAAGAAAAACTAAAAGGCTACAACCTTGAGGTGATTCACAGGTTCTAA
- a CDS encoding GNAT family N-acetyltransferase: protein MIREFTPADTDALLGLLRLNTPLFFAPEEEADYIDYLQQHIHSYYVLEENDTIVAAGGINFMEDGITARISWDMVSPDVHGKGFGSKLTQYRIEQIKTHPNIKTIEVRTTQLVYPFYEKQGFTLMETVKDYWAKGFDLYRMEMKIQ from the coding sequence ATGATTAGAGAATTTACCCCTGCCGATACAGATGCCCTATTGGGATTATTACGCTTAAACACTCCACTGTTTTTTGCGCCTGAAGAGGAGGCAGATTACATTGACTATTTACAGCAGCACATCCACAGCTATTATGTACTTGAAGAAAACGACACCATAGTAGCCGCCGGAGGCATTAATTTTATGGAAGACGGAATTACTGCGCGGATATCGTGGGACATGGTTAGCCCTGATGTACATGGAAAAGGCTTTGGCAGCAAATTAACTCAATACAGGATTGAGCAAATTAAAACCCACCCGAATATAAAAACCATTGAAGTGCGGACTACACAATTGGTGTACCCATTCTATGAAAAACAAGGTTTTACGCTAATGGAAACCGTTAAAGATTATTGGGCAAAAGGTTTTGACCTGTACCGAATGGAAATGAAAATACAGTAA
- a CDS encoding ABC transporter permease → MKRLRLFIRLLGESTIFAFQALLLNKLRTFLSILGITIGIFAIIMVLSITNSLERNIKDSINSLGTDVIYVQKWPWGSDDGGEYKWWKYMNRPKPQIRELSTLQKAFTDNNTVMAMAFMQSISGKTIKYFSNSLQDVDGIAVSHDYAVVNNFELEYGRYFSEFESKSGSPCVIIGYDVYENLFGNSDPVDKEVNYMGRKMRVVGVVKKQGQSVLDIGLDGTVIVPVNWLAQVMSLSDNRSDPMIMVRAAEGVPMDALENELKGKMRSVRRLKPTEADNFALNKITMISSQLEGLFWAVNVGGFIIGIFSVLVGGFGIANIMFVSVKERTGQIGIQKSLGARNSFILVQFLTEAVVLCLLGGLIGVGLVLVLTKIAGAVLNFNLFLSMGNFILGTSMSVIIGIISGFIPAWRASRLDPVEAIRSKI, encoded by the coding sequence ATGAAACGTTTGCGGCTATTTATAAGATTATTAGGCGAAAGTACCATTTTTGCCTTTCAGGCATTGTTGCTCAACAAGCTGCGCACTTTCCTTTCTATTTTGGGTATCACCATAGGCATTTTTGCCATTATCATGGTGTTGTCTATCACCAACTCATTAGAACGTAATATAAAAGACAGTATAAACTCATTAGGTACGGATGTTATTTACGTGCAAAAGTGGCCTTGGGGTTCTGACGACGGCGGCGAATACAAGTGGTGGAAATACATGAACCGCCCCAAGCCTCAGATACGTGAATTGTCAACCTTACAAAAAGCATTCACGGATAACAATACTGTGATGGCGATGGCTTTTATGCAATCCATATCTGGCAAAACCATTAAATACTTCTCAAACAGTTTGCAGGATGTGGATGGTATCGCCGTATCGCACGATTATGCAGTGGTAAATAACTTTGAGTTAGAATACGGCCGTTACTTTTCTGAGTTCGAATCAAAAAGCGGCAGCCCTTGTGTAATTATAGGGTACGATGTGTACGAAAACCTTTTTGGTAATTCTGACCCGGTAGATAAAGAAGTGAATTACATGGGACGCAAAATGCGTGTAGTAGGGGTGGTAAAAAAACAAGGTCAAAGTGTTTTAGATATCGGGCTGGATGGTACAGTGATTGTTCCGGTAAATTGGTTGGCACAAGTGATGAGTTTGAGCGATAACCGCAGCGATCCGATGATTATGGTGCGTGCAGCTGAAGGCGTGCCTATGGATGCACTTGAAAATGAATTGAAAGGTAAAATGCGTTCAGTACGCAGGCTAAAACCAACCGAAGCAGACAACTTTGCACTGAATAAAATCACCATGATTTCAAGCCAGTTAGAGGGCTTGTTTTGGGCAGTAAACGTTGGTGGTTTCATTATCGGTATATTCTCGGTGTTGGTGGGCGGTTTTGGTATTGCTAATATTATGTTCGTATCTGTAAAAGAGCGAACCGGCCAAATAGGCATTCAAAAATCATTGGGCGCGCGCAATTCGTTTATCCTTGTTCAGTTTTTAACCGAGGCAGTAGTATTGTGTTTGCTGGGTGGATTGATAGGGGTAGGCTTGGTATTGGTGCTTACCAAAATAGCGGGTGCCGTATTAAATTTTAACCTGTTTTTGTCTATGGGGAACTTCATATTAGGTACTAGTATGTCGGTAATCATCGGCATCATCTCAGGGTTCATTCCTGCATGGCGGGCATCAAGGCTCGACCCTGTAGAGGCTATCCGTAGTAAAATATAA
- the ccoS gene encoding cbb3-type cytochrome oxidase assembly protein CcoS: MTVIFILIGCSLVLALVFLGAFFWSIKSGQNDDLVTPGYRVLFEDDNKEQQAEQPEPTVQ; the protein is encoded by the coding sequence ATGACTGTAATATTTATATTGATTGGATGCAGCCTTGTATTGGCACTGGTGTTTTTAGGTGCCTTTTTTTGGAGCATTAAAAGCGGCCAAAACGACGACCTTGTTACACCCGGCTACCGCGTACTTTTTGAGGACGACAATAAAGAACAGCAAGCTGAACAACCTGAGCCGACTGTGCAATGA
- a CDS encoding GHMP kinase yields the protein MQHYHSNGKLLLFGEYFVLQGAQSLSIPTRFGQGLTVSSQAFFVKGLNWKSYDHENNLWFEAFFDERLDIKHTTDAAVARTLQTILMVAKEQNPDFLNEADYYEAQTHLQFPRHWGLGSSSSLIAGIAQWAKVDAFELFFNSFKGSGYDIACAISELPVLYRLADNKPVWQKVTFNPSFADNISYIYLEKKQDSRQGIQHFKQKSSLWDKEVDKISSITQSALKCNEVGEFMALMDEHEAIVAQALELDKVKDLYFADFEGSVKSLGAWGGDFVMAVSHLPFNEIKNYFETKGFATIVAHTDMIKG from the coding sequence ATGCAGCACTACCATAGCAACGGCAAACTGTTGTTGTTTGGCGAATACTTTGTATTACAAGGTGCTCAATCTTTATCCATCCCCACCCGTTTTGGACAGGGGTTAACCGTTTCTTCTCAAGCGTTTTTTGTAAAGGGCCTTAACTGGAAAAGCTACGACCATGAAAATAATTTGTGGTTTGAGGCGTTTTTTGATGAAAGGCTGGATATAAAGCACACCACCGATGCGGCTGTGGCGCGCACCCTGCAAACCATTTTGATGGTTGCAAAAGAACAGAACCCCGATTTTTTGAACGAAGCCGATTATTACGAGGCTCAAACACACCTTCAGTTTCCGAGGCATTGGGGACTGGGCAGCAGCAGCAGCCTTATAGCAGGCATTGCGCAATGGGCAAAAGTGGATGCTTTTGAGTTGTTTTTTAACTCGTTTAAGGGCAGCGGGTATGATATAGCTTGTGCAATCAGCGAGCTGCCTGTATTGTATCGGTTAGCCGATAACAAACCTGTTTGGCAAAAAGTAACCTTTAACCCATCCTTTGCTGATAATATCTCGTATATATATCTTGAAAAGAAGCAAGATAGCAGGCAAGGGATACAGCATTTTAAGCAAAAAAGCAGTCTATGGGATAAAGAGGTGGATAAAATATCATCCATCACCCAAAGCGCACTAAAATGCAATGAAGTTGGGGAGTTTATGGCCTTGATGGACGAACACGAAGCTATTGTGGCACAAGCTTTGGAATTGGATAAAGTAAAGGATTTGTATTTTGCCGACTTTGAAGGGAGTGTTAAATCATTGGGAGCGTGGGGCGGTGATTTTGTAATGGCGGTTTCGCATTTACCTTTTAATGAGATAAAGAATTATTTTGAAACCAAAGGTTTTGCTACTATTGTAGCACATACCGATATGATAAAGGGCTAA
- a CDS encoding diphosphomevalonate decarboxylase, whose translation MQQIQKENNNNANGGSFTWKSPSNIALVKYWGKHGNQLPNNPSISFSLNESFTQSTLEYTKKETEGFDIRVLLDGEHNDKFAKKLVAFFGKIHAELPFISQYSFTLKTHNSFPHSSGIASSASGMSALSLCLLSLKELLGTKMEEKEFLRSASRLSRIGSGSASRSVYGGLVVWGRHSEVLGSSDDYAVPYPFEVHPVFQNFQDTILIIHEGSKSVSSTDGHALMDRHPFARQRFEEARNNLSKLISVLRAGDLQEFGTIVEKEALMLHALMMCSEPPFILMKPNTLAAITKISEFRKQNGVPVYFTLDAGANVHVLYPENAKGVVMKFIEEELAVYCENKKYICDCVGNGPEHIA comes from the coding sequence ATGCAACAGATACAGAAAGAAAATAATAACAATGCAAACGGAGGCAGTTTCACTTGGAAAAGCCCGTCAAACATTGCATTGGTTAAATATTGGGGCAAACACGGCAATCAGTTGCCCAATAACCCTTCTATCAGTTTTTCGCTGAACGAGAGTTTTACCCAAAGCACCCTTGAGTACACAAAAAAAGAAACCGAAGGTTTTGATATCCGTGTGCTGCTTGACGGTGAACACAACGATAAATTTGCAAAAAAGCTGGTAGCATTTTTTGGTAAAATACACGCCGAGCTGCCATTCATCAGCCAATATTCATTCACTTTAAAAACGCATAACTCATTCCCTCACAGCAGCGGTATCGCCTCTTCTGCATCAGGTATGAGTGCACTTTCATTATGCTTGCTATCTCTTAAAGAGTTGTTGGGCACCAAGATGGAGGAAAAAGAGTTTTTGCGTAGTGCCAGCCGCCTGTCGCGTATCGGTTCAGGCAGCGCCAGCCGTTCAGTGTACGGAGGTTTGGTAGTATGGGGAAGGCATAGCGAGGTATTGGGCAGCAGCGATGATTATGCAGTGCCTTATCCGTTTGAGGTGCATCCGGTATTCCAGAATTTTCAAGACACGATATTAATCATTCACGAAGGCAGCAAAAGTGTATCCAGCACTGACGGACACGCATTGATGGATAGACACCCGTTTGCCCGTCAACGATTTGAGGAAGCAAGGAACAACCTTTCTAAACTTATATCGGTGTTGAGGGCAGGTGATTTGCAAGAGTTCGGGACTATTGTTGAAAAAGAAGCCCTGATGCTGCACGCTTTGATGATGTGCTCGGAGCCTCCGTTTATACTGATGAAGCCGAATACTTTGGCGGCCATCACAAAAATTTCAGAATTCCGCAAACAAAATGGGGTTCCCGTTTATTTTACATTAGACGCAGGTGCAAACGTACACGTTTTATATCCCGAAAACGCTAAGGGTGTGGTTATGAAATTTATAGAAGAAGAGCTGGCGGTGTATTGTGAAAATAAAAAGTATATTTGCGACTGCGTAGGAAATGGCCCTGAGCATATTGCCTAA
- the queA gene encoding tRNA preQ1(34) S-adenosylmethionine ribosyltransferase-isomerase QueA, whose translation MKLSQFKYNLPESLIAKHPAPNRDESRLMVLDRKTKTIEHKLFKDILNIFDENDVFILNNTRVFPARLYGNKEKTGAKIEVFMLRELNNELRLWDVLVDPARKIRVGNKLYFGNDDLVAEVVDNTTSRGRTIRFLFDGTDEEFRNLVEKLGETPIPRYLGRDVEKDDKDRYQTIFATEEGAVAPPAAGLHFSRELMMRLEIKGVKFADVTLHIGLGTFREVEVEDLTKHKMDSENYTIGQKTADIVNQAIDNKSRIVAVGSSVMRAVQSSVSSMNRLNPSSGWTDKFVFPPYDFKISNAFITNFHPSESTLLMQTAAFADYDFLMEAYKEAIKEKYRFLCYGDAMLIL comes from the coding sequence ATGAAGTTATCTCAGTTTAAGTACAACCTACCCGAATCACTAATTGCTAAACACCCTGCTCCTAATCGCGATGAATCGCGCCTAATGGTTCTTGACCGCAAAACAAAAACTATTGAGCACAAATTGTTTAAAGACATTCTTAACATCTTTGATGAAAACGATGTATTCATTTTAAACAATACCCGCGTGTTTCCTGCACGTTTATACGGTAATAAGGAAAAAACAGGTGCAAAAATTGAAGTGTTTATGCTACGTGAGCTAAACAACGAATTGCGCTTATGGGACGTATTGGTTGACCCTGCCCGTAAAATAAGGGTGGGTAATAAACTATACTTCGGTAACGATGATTTAGTAGCCGAAGTAGTGGATAACACTACCTCACGCGGTCGTACCATCCGCTTTTTGTTTGACGGTACCGACGAAGAGTTTAGAAACCTTGTAGAAAAACTGGGCGAAACCCCAATACCAAGATACTTGGGTCGTGACGTTGAAAAAGACGACAAAGACCGCTACCAAACCATTTTTGCTACCGAAGAAGGTGCAGTAGCTCCTCCGGCAGCAGGTTTGCACTTCTCTCGCGAGTTGATGATGCGTCTTGAAATCAAAGGAGTAAAGTTTGCCGATGTTACCCTGCACATTGGTTTGGGTACATTTAGAGAGGTTGAGGTTGAAGACCTTACCAAACATAAAATGGACTCTGAAAATTACACTATCGGTCAAAAAACGGCAGATATTGTAAACCAAGCCATTGATAACAAAAGCCGTATCGTTGCGGTGGGTTCGTCAGTAATGCGTGCCGTGCAATCATCGGTATCATCTATGAACCGTTTGAACCCTTCAAGCGGCTGGACGGATAAGTTTGTATTTCCTCCCTACGATTTCAAAATTTCAAACGCGTTTATCACCAACTTCCACCCTTCAGAATCAACCTTGCTAATGCAAACCGCTGCATTTGCTGACTATGATTTCTTAATGGAAGCCTACAAAGAAGCAATCAAAGAAAAATACCGCTTCCTTTGCTACGGTGATGCTATGTTGATATTGTAA
- a CDS encoding type 2 isopentenyl-diphosphate Delta-isomerase, which yields MEQELTSARKKAHIDLAFQSQVSQIQSDQRFYYEPLLAAHPENISLKTSFGGRELGAPIWVSSMTGGTGLAGTINHNLAQACNKYGMGMGLGSCRIILDSNQYLGDFALRHIIGDNLPFYANLGIAQVEELFDAGSQRKIAELVSKLDADGLIIHINPMQEWLQPEGDRIKYSPLETIKRVLDAFDIKLIVKEVGQGMGPESLKALFSLPIEAVEFAALGGTNFAKLEMIRGNGESLEQYEQLAYIGHSAEEMVGFTNTVQQELGSKALCKQVIISGGVKGFLDGHYLLNKITCPAIYGQASSFLKHAASSYEELDYFIEKQLQGLALANAYLKVK from the coding sequence TTGGAACAAGAACTTACATCGGCACGCAAGAAGGCCCACATTGATTTGGCCTTTCAATCACAGGTATCGCAAATACAATCCGACCAACGGTTTTATTATGAGCCGTTATTGGCCGCACATCCTGAAAACATCTCGTTAAAAACAAGTTTTGGAGGCAGGGAACTGGGTGCGCCTATTTGGGTTTCGAGCATGACTGGCGGTACCGGGTTGGCGGGAACCATCAACCATAATCTGGCACAGGCTTGTAATAAATACGGCATGGGCATGGGGTTGGGCAGTTGCCGTATTATTTTAGACAGTAACCAATACCTCGGTGATTTTGCACTGAGGCATATTATAGGGGATAACCTGCCTTTTTATGCCAATTTGGGGATTGCCCAAGTGGAAGAATTATTTGACGCAGGCAGTCAGCGTAAAATTGCCGAATTGGTAAGCAAGCTGGATGCCGACGGGTTGATTATACATATAAACCCTATGCAAGAATGGTTGCAGCCAGAAGGCGACCGTATTAAATACTCACCGCTTGAAACCATTAAGCGGGTGCTGGATGCTTTTGATATTAAGCTGATAGTAAAAGAAGTAGGGCAGGGGATGGGACCGGAGAGTTTGAAAGCCTTATTTTCATTACCAATAGAAGCGGTAGAGTTTGCAGCACTGGGTGGCACTAATTTTGCCAAGCTGGAGATGATTCGCGGCAACGGAGAGAGCTTAGAGCAGTACGAGCAACTTGCCTACATTGGTCATAGTGCCGAAGAAATGGTAGGGTTTACAAATACTGTACAGCAAGAGTTAGGAAGCAAAGCCTTGTGCAAGCAAGTGATAATATCGGGCGGGGTAAAAGGATTTTTAGACGGGCATTACCTGCTTAATAAGATTACTTGCCCGGCAATTTACGGCCAAGCCTCATCGTTTTTGAAACACGCCGCCTCTTCGTACGAAGAGCTGGATTATTTTATAGAGAAGCAGTTGCAAGGCCTTGCGCTTGCAAATGCATATTTAAAGGTGAAGTGA
- a CDS encoding HAD-IC family P-type ATPase codes for MSSVLNATKQAVLCYHCGDEVKNGALHYDEKSFCCDGCKTVYSILQQNNLCNYYNIEQTPGNAIKTAISESKFAFLELPEIQEQLHDFNDGKTARVTFYIPAVHCSSCIWLLEKLYRLNAGITSSRIDFVRKQLSIVYKPAEISLKQLVVLLSQLGYEPLLSLNDVVKKNDKSTQRSLIKKIAVAGFCFGNIMLLSFPEYFGFDSYSRQNFPLLFNALNIVLALPVFFYSGWMYITSAIKGIRSRYINIDVPLALGIVVLLVRSLYEVIAEVGPGYFDTLAGLIFFLLVGKWFQSRTYDFLSFERDYKSYFPLAVTTIVSGKEKSIPAGQIQKGQRLLIRHGELIPADGILMRGTASIDYSFVTGETQPIDKVLGEVVFAGGRQMGAAIEVEVVKEVSQSYLTQLWNNDAFKKVDTSRLVSFSDTVSRYFTIVLITLAIGTALFWLVMGDGGKAWGAFTAILIIACPCALALSTPFTMGNALRILGKNRFYLKNSAVVEKIAHTNHIVFDKTGTLTQNNGQQITFTGVLGEDEKQWIAAITKSSAHPLSRGIYENLMLTNPPQPESCEEVAGKGMYGVVEGNTVLIGSASFMGIAPTKENAGSFEATTTKVYVQINNVPKGYYTFTNKYRQGVEPLTKELDNDYELHVLSGDNDGEREALTQWFNSRNLHFNCKPQQKLDFVQSLQTGNAQVMMIGDGLNDAGALKQSDVGVALTDEVSNFTPACDAVLDAVELERFPVFLKFTKRCVTVIHSSFGISVLYNLVGLYFAVQGTMSPLVAAILMPLSSVTVVSFTTGLTNIFAKRLKLLK; via the coding sequence ATGTCTTCAGTACTAAATGCCACTAAGCAGGCAGTACTTTGTTACCACTGCGGCGACGAAGTAAAGAACGGAGCTTTGCACTACGATGAAAAATCGTTTTGTTGTGATGGTTGCAAAACCGTGTACAGTATTTTGCAACAAAACAACCTGTGCAATTATTACAACATTGAGCAAACGCCGGGTAATGCTATAAAAACAGCGATAAGCGAAAGCAAGTTTGCGTTTTTAGAACTGCCTGAAATACAAGAACAGCTACACGATTTTAATGATGGTAAAACCGCAAGGGTAACTTTTTATATCCCTGCGGTGCATTGCAGCTCGTGTATTTGGTTGCTTGAGAAACTATACCGCCTCAATGCGGGTATCACTTCGTCACGTATTGATTTTGTACGTAAACAATTATCCATCGTTTATAAGCCTGCTGAAATTTCGTTAAAGCAACTAGTAGTGCTGCTATCTCAATTGGGCTATGAGCCTTTGTTGAGTTTGAACGATGTGGTGAAGAAAAACGATAAAAGCACTCAGCGTTCACTTATCAAAAAAATTGCAGTAGCAGGCTTTTGTTTTGGCAATATTATGCTGTTGAGCTTCCCCGAATATTTTGGGTTTGATAGCTATTCGCGGCAAAACTTCCCGCTGCTTTTCAATGCCCTCAATATTGTATTGGCATTACCCGTGTTCTTTTACAGCGGGTGGATGTACATCACATCGGCCATAAAAGGCATTCGCAGCCGCTACATAAATATTGACGTTCCTCTTGCATTGGGTATCGTTGTATTATTGGTTCGCAGCTTGTACGAAGTGATTGCAGAGGTGGGTCCGGGTTATTTTGATACCTTGGCCGGACTTATCTTCTTTTTGTTGGTAGGCAAGTGGTTTCAAAGCCGCACGTATGATTTTTTATCGTTTGAGCGAGATTACAAATCCTACTTTCCATTGGCCGTTACTACCATCGTATCGGGTAAAGAAAAATCAATCCCCGCAGGGCAAATACAAAAAGGCCAACGCTTGCTGATACGCCACGGTGAGTTAATTCCTGCCGATGGTATTTTGATGCGAGGCACTGCCAGCATTGATTACAGCTTTGTAACGGGAGAGACCCAACCCATTGATAAGGTACTGGGCGAGGTGGTGTTTGCAGGCGGCAGGCAAATGGGTGCCGCCATTGAAGTTGAAGTGGTGAAGGAAGTATCGCAAAGTTACCTTACCCAATTATGGAACAACGATGCGTTTAAGAAAGTCGATACCAGTCGCTTGGTTAGCTTTTCTGATACCGTAAGCAGGTATTTTACAATCGTATTGATTACCCTTGCCATTGGTACAGCATTGTTTTGGTTAGTAATGGGCGATGGGGGCAAAGCATGGGGTGCATTTACCGCCATACTTATTATAGCCTGCCCTTGTGCACTGGCTCTTTCTACCCCGTTTACAATGGGCAATGCATTACGCATTTTGGGCAAGAACCGGTTTTACTTAAAAAACTCGGCAGTAGTTGAAAAAATAGCCCATACCAACCACATTGTGTTTGACAAAACAGGCACATTAACCCAAAACAACGGTCAGCAAATAACCTTCACAGGGGTTTTAGGTGAGGATGAAAAACAGTGGATTGCAGCCATCACCAAAAGTAGTGCGCACCCATTGAGTAGGGGGATATACGAAAATCTTATGCTAACCAACCCTCCACAACCCGAAAGTTGTGAAGAGGTGGCAGGTAAAGGAATGTACGGTGTGGTTGAAGGTAATACTGTTTTGATTGGAAGTGCTTCGTTTATGGGAATTGCTCCCACAAAAGAAAACGCAGGCTCTTTTGAGGCAACCACCACCAAAGTGTATGTGCAGATAAACAATGTACCCAAGGGCTATTACACCTTTACCAATAAGTACAGGCAAGGTGTAGAGCCACTTACAAAAGAGTTGGACAACGATTATGAGTTGCACGTGCTTTCAGGAGATAATGATGGTGAACGGGAAGCTCTTACCCAATGGTTTAATAGCCGTAACCTTCACTTTAATTGTAAGCCCCAGCAAAAGCTTGATTTTGTGCAAAGCCTGCAAACCGGTAATGCACAGGTAATGATGATAGGCGACGGCTTGAACGATGCCGGAGCATTGAAGCAAAGCGATGTAGGCGTGGCGCTTACGGATGAGGTGAGCAATTTTACCCCTGCTTGCGATGCCGTACTGGATGCAGTTGAATTGGAGCGCTTTCCTGTGTTTTTAAAATTCACGAAGCGTTGCGTAACGGTTATTCACAGCAGCTTTGGAATATCGGTGCTGTATAACTTGGTGGGATTGTACTTTGCGGTGCAGGGCACTATGAGCCCGTTGGTGGCTGCTATACTTATGCCATTAAGTTCAGTAACGGTAGTGAGCTTTACCACTGGTTTAACCAACATTTTTGCAAAACGATTGAAGTTATTAAAATAG